A genomic region of Methanosarcina thermophila TM-1 contains the following coding sequences:
- a CDS encoding HEAT repeat domain-containing protein — protein sequence MKMFSIYSCGYRKKECGENVIFFIKERAFKDEHYSVRGVALQELANGWRNEPEVLQFVRDRCVHDEDNMVRGNAVSLLASLWPDEPGTFEMIMDKAVSDEHYSVRKTAMEELAKRKSAGI from the coding sequence ATGAAAATGTTTTCGATTTATTCCTGTGGATACAGAAAGAAAGAGTGCGGAGAAAATGTCATTTTCTTTATCAAGGAAAGGGCATTTAAGGATGAACACTATTCTGTGAGAGGGGTTGCGCTCCAGGAACTTGCAAACGGCTGGAGGAACGAACCTGAAGTTCTACAATTTGTCAGAGACAGGTGCGTTCATGATGAGGATAATATGGTAAGGGGAAATGCAGTCAGCCTGCTTGCATCCTTATGGCCTGACGAGCCTGGAACTTTTGAAATGATCATGGATAAAGCTGTCTCTGATGAACATTATTCGGTCAGAAAAACTGCAATGGAAGAGCTTGCAAAAAGAAAGAGTGCGGGGATATAG
- a CDS encoding type II toxin-antitoxin system RelE family toxin, translating to MPKNRVDQIKAALKELNDPFPGGNKSRIEGYKEEIYRLRIGNYRAMYRFDSKKAEVYVYEILTQEQAHKKYDRLI from the coding sequence ATTCCCAAAAATAGGGTAGATCAAATTAAAGCGGCTCTGAAAGAGCTAAATGACCCCTTCCCTGGAGGGAATAAAAGCCGGATCGAAGGTTACAAGGAAGAAATCTATAGGCTTAGGATAGGCAATTATAGGGCCATGTACAGATTCGATTCAAAGAAAGCTGAAGTCTATGTATACGAAATTCTGACACAGGAACAAGCACATAAAAAATATGATCGGCTGATCTAA
- a CDS encoding DUF4352 domain-containing protein yields MNKIIKVILGIFVLLVIVGLLGSGGDSTTDNSNSKQAQESAPASEATPEATPETYKIGDRVVVGERAYTITDVRTASSIGNDFTKQTASGIFVIVTMTIENIGKESATMTTGDVKIIDSEGRTFESDTEAWSALEENILLKQIQPGLPVMGQTIFDVPKGITANLQVADGIWGTDTKLVSLGTIQ; encoded by the coding sequence TTGAACAAAATTATAAAAGTTATTCTTGGAATTTTTGTCTTACTTGTTATAGTTGGTCTTTTAGGATCTGGTGGAGATAGTACAACAGATAATAGTAACTCAAAACAGGCTCAAGAATCTGCTCCAGCTTCTGAAGCAACCCCTGAAGCTACACCTGAAACTTATAAGATTGGTGACAGGGTTGTTGTTGGCGAGAGGGCATATACAATAACAGATGTAAGAACTGCGAGTTCTATAGGGAATGATTTCACTAAACAAACCGCATCCGGAATTTTTGTCATTGTAACCATGACTATAGAAAACATTGGCAAAGAGTCTGCAACAATGACCACTGGTGATGTAAAAATTATAGACTCTGAAGGGAGAACCTTTGAAAGTGATACAGAAGCTTGGTCTGCTTTAGAAGAAAACATTTTATTGAAACAGATTCAACCAGGACTTCCAGTTATGGGGCAGACTATTTTCGATGTGCCTAAAGGAATCACTGCCAATTTACAAGTAGCTGATGGAATATGGGGCACAGATACGAAGTTAGTCTCTTTAGGTACAATCCAATGA
- a CDS encoding AbrB/MazE/SpoVT family DNA-binding domain-containing protein, producing the protein MAEMRINRDKNNRTSIYLPAFLRDKFNLQNGSLVDIDTDGKNIIITPKNKNGV; encoded by the coding sequence ATGGCAGAAATGAGAATTAACAGGGATAAAAATAATAGGACTTCTATTTATCTGCCTGCTTTCCTGAGGGATAAATTCAATCTGCAAAATGGAAGTTTAGTCGATATTGATACCGATGGGAAAAATATTATAATAACACCAAAAAATAAAAATGGAGTGTAA